The sequence below is a genomic window from Sphingobacterium sp. ML3W.
TAGTGATTCTTCATTGTCTTCGTTATCCAAATCGAAAGGAACGTGTAGTAAAGAACTCGAAGGTCCAACTAATACACGGTCTTTACCTAAAGCATCAACAGCTTTTTTGATTTGTGCTAAAGATTTTTCATAATCATTTTTCCAAATGTTACGACCTTCAACAACACCTAATGAAAGTGTTAATGAGGCTGGAACTTTTGCTAATATGGTGTCGAGTTGGTTTTCACCTCTTACTAAGTCAACGTGAACAGCGTAAACAGGTAAGTTTAATGCAGTTTCTTCATTGTCACGTAAAGCCTCGAAATATGTTGTTACAATAATTTTGATGTCTTTAGCTGCAGCAGCTAATTTCGTGAATACACTTGTGTATAATGCACGTGTTGCATCATCAATATCTAATGCTAAAAATGGCTCGTCAATTTGTACATATTTTGCACCAGCGGCAGCCAATTTGCCTAGGATTTCTTCATAAACAGGAACTAACTTGTCGATTAAATCGATACGGTTGAAACCAGTTTCTTTTTCTTTACCTAATAATAAGTATGAGATTGGGCCGATTAAAACTGGTTTAGTTTCGATACCCAAAGATTTTGCTTCGTTATATTCGTTTAGGAACTTTTCTGAAGTTAATTTGAATTCTTGATTTTTCACGAATTCTGGAACGATGTAATGGTAGTTTGTATCAAACCATTTTGTCATTTCCATTGCCGTAACATCAACACCATCTTGTTGGAAGCCACGTGCCATTGCAAAGTAAAGATCTAAGTTGTAGCCATTATCTTTTGTATGTAAAAGAGATTGGTATTGTGCAGGAATTGCGCCTACCGTTAAAGTCAAATCTAAAACTTGGTCATAAAATGAAAAATCATTTGAAGGAATCAAATCGATGCCAGCATCTTTTTGAGTTTTCCAGTTGCCTTCACGGATTTTCAGTCCAGCCTGCAATAATTCTTGCGCGCTGATTTTTTTAGCCCAATATGCTTCATTGGCCTTTTTCAACTCGCGAAAGGCACCTACACGTGGGTAACCTAAGTTGTTCGTTAGTAACATAAATATGAGATTATTTTATTTGTTCAACCTTAACGAAGCAAGAAATTAGAAGAGTTTTGTATTTGAAATAAAAAACGATCAAAAATTCTTGAATCTATTTTACTAAATTTTTTGATTGCTTTTAGAGAGGAGGGCACAGGATATTTTGTGTCTAGCTTATCATTCCCAATTTGATTGGGTAGAATGTAGCACCTTGTCAAATGACAGGTTGCTAAGGCTTCATTGGGTCTATTCCCTCTGCCTTTCTCTATAAGTGCTGTAAATATCGGAATTTCTTTTAGAAAAACAAAGTTTTTATAACTTTTGTGAAAAAATGACAAAGAATCGTGTATTATAATTGAAATGTAGCAACCATTCCGAGTTGTTTGCCATTGTAAAATGGAGAGGCCATCGTGAATGGAGTTGTTTTTTTTGATTGTAAATGTTTATCGAAGAGGGGTAGCAGCCAATATGCAATTTTGGTTCCCATGATTCCGATACCTGCGCCCATTGCTACATCAGAAAACCAATGTTTATGGTTATACATTCTGAGGTATCCTGTTCCTGCAGCAATTGTGTAACCTGCAATTCCATACCAAACAGATTGATCTTTATATTCTTGCCACAACATCTCTGCTCCTGTAAAGGCGATTGCAGTGTGTCCTGATGGGAATGACTCTTGGTCTGCTTGGTCTGGCCTCCAAGTAGGGGTGGTATGCTTAATTGTATATACAGTTGAGAGGGTGATAGCGTGAGAGATTGTGCTAATTGCCAAACGTTCTTTGAGACTGTGTTTACTGGGTATCCCGAGTATATCAAGACCATATACAGCTGCCGAAGGAATAAAAAGTGTGAGATTATCGAGCTTGAATGTTTTCGACGGATTGTTATTTATTGCATTGTTTATTTGTTCATTTTTATGTTTTAGGTAAGGGCTTTTTAAGGATACTATTCCATACGTTATTAATGTGGCTGGGACAAGTAATTGCTTGTATGATATCTGTTTGACTTCGGCTTTAGAATTAATAAGTGATAACGAGTCACTTTGGGCATGGAGAGATGTTGAATAGAAGGATAGTAAGAGGCTTAAAAATAATAGGGATGAAATTTTCATTGTTGTACTTAAATAATAATTTTACTTGGCATAAAGTGAGCGCGTATTTATAGCGGTTTTCTAACTTAGATAGCTCATCGATATGAATGCAAGAAGTTCTCTGTATCCCATCAACGATTATGACGCCTTTTTATTGAGGAAAGCTTCAATTTAAAGAGACGCTATATACCTCTCTTTAAATTGAAGCTTTTTTTAGCTTACTAATAATTTATAACCTTTTCCATGCACATTGACAATTTCTACTTTAGGGTCATCTCTTAAATATTTTCTTAGTTTACTTAAGAAAACATCCATACTTCTGCCCGTGAAGTAATTATCATCGTGCCAAATTTTTAATAGGGCTTCTTCTCGTGTTAGTACATCATTTTTCTTTAGACATAGCAGTCGAAGTAGCTCTGCTTCTTTTGTAGATAGTTTTTGCTGTAGTCCCTTGTGTGCAATTTGTTGACTTGTATAATCGAAGAAATACTCTCCGATTTCAAACTTATCACTAATAACTTGTTCATCTTTTTCCCTTACTACTCGTTTAAGTAATGCATGGATGCGAAGAAGCAATTCTTCTACACGGAATGGTTTCGTGATATAATCATCTCCACCGAGCTCAAATGCTTCCGTTTTATCTTCCATCATACCTTTTGCTGTCGCAAATATGATAGGGGTCGTGTTGTTTATTTTTCTTATTTCTCTACCAACTGTGAAGCCATCTTTTTTTGGCATCATGACATCTAGAATGCAAAGATCAAAAGTGTTTTTACGAAATTGATTAACTGCATCTTCTCCGTCCGTGCAAAGTGTGACGTCAAATTTACCTTTCAGTTCTAGGTAATCTTTTAACAAATCCCCTAAGTTTGGGTCGTCTTCTGCTAATAATATCTTCTGCATATTCTTATAGTTTTGTTCGAATATTGATGATAATATACGAAATTAATATCGGTTTAATTTTTTATGGGTAATGTTATTTCAAAC
It includes:
- a CDS encoding phosphatase PAP2 family protein, with the protein product MKISSLLFLSLLLSFYSTSLHAQSDSLSLINSKAEVKQISYKQLLVPATLITYGIVSLKSPYLKHKNEQINNAINNNPSKTFKLDNLTLFIPSAAVYGLDILGIPSKHSLKERLAISTISHAITLSTVYTIKHTTPTWRPDQADQESFPSGHTAIAFTGAEMLWQEYKDQSVWYGIAGYTIAAGTGYLRMYNHKHWFSDVAMGAGIGIMGTKIAYWLLPLFDKHLQSKKTTPFTMASPFYNGKQLGMVATFQL
- a CDS encoding response regulator transcription factor, translated to MQKILLAEDDPNLGDLLKDYLELKGKFDVTLCTDGEDAVNQFRKNTFDLCILDVMMPKKDGFTVGREIRKINNTTPIIFATAKGMMEDKTEAFELGGDDYITKPFRVEELLLRIHALLKRVVREKDEQVISDKFEIGEYFFDYTSQQIAHKGLQQKLSTKEAELLRLLCLKKNDVLTREEALLKIWHDDNYFTGRSMDVFLSKLRKYLRDDPKVEIVNVHGKGYKLLVS